CCGCTTGTGCGCGCGCATTTCAAACTGTTCACGCGATTTTTTGTTTACGTGCGGCGAGCGCAGCACGGTGTATTTTGAAATTCGGGTCGGAAGAGGAATCGGGCCGATGATCTTGGCGCCGGTTCGCTTTGCCGTATCGACGATCTCTCGGGTTGATTGATCCAGCAACCGGAAATCATAAGCTTTTAGACGAATTCGTATTGTATTTGGAACTTCTGCCGCCATGTTAGGCTCCACTCATTTCGAACTCTGTGTTCGGTTTATTCAATGATTTTATCAACGACGCCGGCGCCGACGGTGCGGCCGCCTTCGCGAATGGCGAAGCGCAGTTCCTGCTCCATCGCGATCGACTGATGCAATTCCGCTTCCATGACCACGTTGTCGCCC
This Candidatus Hinthialibacter antarcticus DNA region includes the following protein-coding sequences:
- the tuf gene encoding elongation factor Tu (EF-Tu; promotes GTP-dependent binding of aminoacyl-tRNA to the A-site of ribosomes during protein biosynthesis; when the tRNA anticodon matches the mRNA codon, GTP hydrolysis results; the inactive EF-Tu-GDP leaves the ribosome and release of GDP is promoted by elongation factor Ts; many prokaryotes have two copies of the gene encoding EF-Tu), with protein sequence GDNVVMEAELHQSIAMEQELRFAIREGGRTVGAGVVDKIIE
- the rpsJ gene encoding 30S ribosomal protein S10 codes for the protein MAAEVPNTIRIRLKAYDFRLLDQSTREIVDTAKRTGAKIIGPIPLPTRISKYTVLRSPHVNKKSREQFEMRAHKRLVDIIDWSPKTMDALTQLELPAGVHVEIKL